A genomic region of Raphanus sativus cultivar WK10039 chromosome 6, ASM80110v3, whole genome shotgun sequence contains the following coding sequences:
- the LOC108809048 gene encoding hydroxyproline O-galactosyltransferase HPGT3 encodes METLPTTTFSSSSKSERRGRSSKTSSKPSVIMAFFSCVAWLYVLGRLWQDAENRVILNNMLKKNYDQKPKVLTVDEKLMVLGCKDLERKIVETEMELTLAKSQGYLKSGSSSKRLLAVIGVYTGFGSHLRRNAFRGSWMPQGDALKKLEERGVVIRFVIGRSPNRGDSLDRKIDEEDRARRDFLILENHEEAQEELPKKVKFFFSAAAQNWDAEFYIKVDDNIDLDLEGLISLLESRRGQDASYIGCMKSGEVVTEKGGQWYEPEWWKFGDEKSYFRHAAGSLIILSKNLAQYININSGSLKTYAFDDTSIGSWMIGVQATYIDDNRLCCSSIRQDKVCSVA; translated from the exons ATGGAGACCTTACCTACGACGACGTTTTCGTCTTCTTCTAAATCAGAACGACGAGGAAGATCCTCCAAAACCTCCTCCAAGCCCTCCGTTATCATGGCTTTCTTCTCTTGCGTTGCTTGGCTCTACGTCCTTGGCCG GTTATGGCAAGATGCAGAGAACAGAGTGATACTCAATAATATGCTTAAGAAGAATTATGATCAG AAGCCTAAGGTTCTTACGGTGGATGAGAAGCTCATGGTTCTCGGATGCAA AGATCTGGAGAGGAAGATTGTTGAAACGGAAATGGAGTTGACTTTGGCTAAGAGCCAAGGCTATCTGAAAAGTGGTTCGTCGTCCAAGAGGTTGCTTGCTGTAATTGGAGTCTATACTGGCTTTGGAAGCCATTTGAGGAGAAATGCATTTAGAGGCTCTTGGATGCCACAAG GTGATGCTTTGAAGAAACTTGAGGAAAGAGGAGTTGTCATACGTTTTGTGATTGGTCGAAG TCCAAACCGAGGTGATAGCTTAGATCGAAAGATTGATGAGGAAGATAGAGCAAGAAGAGATTTTCTGATTCTT GAGAATCACGAGGAGGCACAAGAAGAGCTACCAAAGAAAGTGAAGTTCTTCTTCAGTGCTGCTGCTCAGAACTGGGATGCAGAGTTTTACATCAAAGTCGACGATAATATTGACCTAGATCTTG AGGGATTGATTAGCCTCCTTGAAAGTCGGCGTGGTCAAGATGCGTCTTACATTGGGTGCATGAAGTCTGGGGAAGTTGTTACTGAAAA GGGAGGGCAATGGTACGAGCCAGAATGGTGGAAGTTTGGGGACGAGAAATC ATACTTCCGTCATGCAGCTGGTTCGCTTATAATACTATCCAAGAATTTGGCTCAGTACATAAACATAAACAG TGGATCGTTGAAGACATATGCATTTGATGATACCTCTATAGGATCTTGGATGATTGGTGTTCAGGCAACTTATATAGATGACAATCGCCTTTGCTGTAGCAGCATTAGACAAG ACAAGGTGTGCTCTGTGGCTTGA
- the LOC108809880 gene encoding protein PHOX1 translates to MGKPTGKKKNNPDPPTDSSVGGGNKSAKSFDRSASKAAATFDNDMEIFINRALELKEEGNKLFQKRDNEGAMLRYDKAVKLLPRDHVDVAFLRTGMASCYMQMGLGEYPNAINECNLALEANSRYSKALLKRARCYEALNKMDFAFRDSRIVLNMEAENVSAKEIFERVRKVLVGRGVDVDEMEKSFVDVQPVGAARLRKIVKERLRKMKKKNNNNNNNKKNSSTDALEEKKSNGVVVEDGEEADSRKKLEDKVVVEEKKVSHVMDKKVIASEIDATVTRTVKLVHGDDIRWAQLPLDSCVSLVRDIIRVRFPSLKGFLIKYRDSEGDLVTITTTDELRVAASTREKLGSFRLYVTEVSPNQEPVYDGVNKDESTFAKGSSSVADNGSVGGDYVESSEKKASACIEHWIFQFAQLFKNHVGFDSDSYLDIHNLGMKLYTEAMEDIVTGEDAQELFDIAADKFQEMAALAMFNWGNVHMSKARRQIYFPEDGSRETILEKVEAGFEWAMSEYNKAAEKYEEAVKVKSDFYEAFLALGQQQFEQAKLCWYHALRDKIDIESEASQEVLKRYNKAEESMEKGMQIWEEMEERRVNGLSDSDKHKTLLEKLGLDGVFSEASDEDNAEKTANMTSQINLLWGSLLYERSIVEYKLGLPTWDECLEVAVEKFELAGASATDIAVMVKNHCSNENALEGMGFKIDEIVQAWNEMYDAKRWQIGVPSFRLEPLFRRRSPKLHDILENVFSGPQ, encoded by the exons ATGGGAAAACCAacagggaagaagaagaataatcCCGATCCTCCCACGGATTCTTCCGTAGGAGGAGGCAACAAGTCAGCCAAAAGCTTCGATCGTTCAGCCTCCAAGGCGGCAGCCACCTTCGACAATGACATGGAGATCTTCATAAACCGAGCATTAGAGCTCAAGGAAGAAGGAAACAAGCTCTTCCAGAAACGCGACAACGAAGGCGCCATGCTGAGGTACGACAAAGCCGTCAAGCTTCTGCCTCGAGATCACGTGGACGTGGCTTTCCTGAGGACGGGCATGGCTTCTTGCTACATGCAGATGGGGCTGGGAGAGTATCCGAACGCGATCAACGAGTGCAACCTCGCCCTCGAGGCTAACTCTAGGTACAGCAAGGCCCTGCTGAAACGCGCTCGGTGCTACGAGGCCTTGAACAAGATGGATTTCGCGTTTAGGGACTCGAGGATCGTTTTGAACATGGAGGCGGAGAATGTTTCCGCCAAGGAGATCTTCGAGAGGGTGAGGAAGGTGTTGGTTGGTAGAGGGGTTGATGTGGATGAAATGGAGAAGAGTTTTGTTGACGTGCAGCCCGTGGGGGCCGCGCGGTTGAGGAAGATTGTTAAGGAGAGgttgaggaagatgaagaagaagaataataataataataataataagaagaatAGTAGTACTGATGCTcttgaggagaagaagagtaaCGGTGTTGTTGTTGAAGATGGAGAGGAAGCAGATAGCAGGAAGAAGCTTGAGGATAAGGTTGTGGTGGAGGAGAAGAAAGTGAGTCATGTTATGGACAAAAAGGTCATTGCTTCGGAGATCGACGCGACGGTGACGAGGACGGTGAAGTTGGTCCATGGAGATGATATCAGGTGGGCGCAACTGCCGTTGGATTCTTGCGTTAGTCTTGTGAGAGATATAATCAGAGTTCGGTTTCCGTCTCTGAAGGGCTTCCTTATCAAATACAGAGACTCCGAGGGAGATTTGGTCACCATTACCACCACGGATGAGCTGAGAGTGGCTGCATCGACGAGGGAGAAACTTGGCTCCTTTAGATTGTATGTAACAGAAGTCAGCCCCAATCAAGAACCCGTTTATGACGGTGTGAACAAAGACGAGTCAACATTTGCTAAGGGGTCAAGCAGTGTTGCTGATAACGGAAGTGTGGGAGGAGATTATGTGGAGTCGTCTGAGAAGAAAGCATCTGCTTGCATTGAGCATTGGATTTTCCAGTTTGCGCAACTGTTCAAGAACCATGTTGGGTTTGATTCAGATTCCTACTTGGACATACACAACCTCGGGATGAAGCTGTATACAGAAGCAATGGAAGATATAGTAACAGGAGAAGACGCGCAGGAGCTCTTTGATATCGCTGCTGATAAGTTCCAAGAAATGGCTGCACTTGCAATGTTCAACTGGGGGAACGTTCATATgtcaaaggcaagaaggcagatCTATTTCCCCGAGGATGGTTCGAGAGAAACTATACTAGAGAAGGTGGAGGCTGGATTTGAATGGGCGATGAGCGAGTACAACAAAGCTGCGGAGAAATACGAAGAAGCGGTTAAAGTAAAATCTGATTTCTACGAAGCCTTTCTTGCGCTCGGGCAACAACAGTTTGAGCAGGCTAAGCTTTGTTGGTATCACGCGCTTAGAGACAAGATAGATATCGAAAGCGAGGCTTCTCAGGAAGTACTGAAACGCTATAACAAGGCCGAGGAGAGTATGGAAAAGGGTATGCAGATTTGGGAAGAGATGGAAGAGCGTCGTGTAAATGGACTCTCTGATTCTGATAAACATAAAACACTGCTGGAGAAGCTGGGGTTAGATGGGGTGTTTAGCGAAGCGTCTGATGAAGATAACGCAGAGAAAACAGCTAATATGACTTCTCAGATTAATCTTTTGTGGGGTTCGTTGCTGTATGAACGGTCTATCGTGGAGTATAAGCTTGGCCTACCGACTTGGGATGAATGCTTGGAGGTTGCTGTGGAGAAATTTGAACTAGCTGGAGCTTCTGCAACCGATATAGCTGTCATGGTAAAGAACCATTGCTCAAACGAAAATGCACTTGAAG GTATGGGGTTCAAGATCGATGAGATAGTACAGGCGTGGAACGAGATGTATGACGCCAAAAGATGGCAGATCGGTGTCCCGTCTTTCCGGCTAGAACCTTTGTTCCGGAGACGGTCACCGAAGCTGCATGATATTTTGGAGAATGTGTTTTCAGGGCCTCAGTGA